Proteins encoded in a region of the Delphinus delphis chromosome 13, mDelDel1.2, whole genome shotgun sequence genome:
- the LOC132436160 gene encoding myosin regulatory light polypeptide 9: MSSKRAKTKTTKKRPQRATSNVFAMFDQSQIQEFKEAFNMIDQNRDGFIDKEDLHDMLASLGKNPTDEYLDAMMNEAPGPINFTMFLTMFGEKLNGTDPEDVIRNAFACFDEEATGTIQEDYLRELLTTMGDRFTDEEVDELYREAPIDKKGNFNYIEFTRILKHGAKDKDD; this comes from the exons ATGTCGAGCAAAAGAGCAAAGACCAAGACCACCAAGAAGCGCCCCCAGCGCGCAACCTCCAACGTGTTCGCCATGTTTGACCAGTCACAGATTCAGGAGTTCAAGGAGGCCTTCAACATGATCGATCAGAACAGAGATGGTTTCATCGACAAGGAAGACTTGCATGATATGCTTGCCTCCCTGG GGAAAAATCCAACTGATGAGTATCTGGACGCCATGATGAATGAGGCTCCAGGTCCCATAAATTTTACCATGTTTCTCACGATGTTTGGTGAAAAGCTAAATGGCACCGATCCAGAAGATGTCATCAGAAACGCTTTTGCTTGCTTTGATGAAGAAGCAACTG GCACCATTCAGGAGGATTACCTGCGAGAGCTGCTGACCACAATGGGAGATcggtttacagatgaggaagtggacGAGCTGTACAGAGAAGCACCTATTGACAAAAAGGGGAATTTCAATTACATTGAGTTCACGCGCATCCTTAAACATGGAGCAAAAGACAAAGATGACTGA